One part of the Arabidopsis thaliana chromosome 4, partial sequence genome encodes these proteins:
- a CDS encoding Got1/Sft2-like vescicle transport protein family (Got1/Sft2-like vescicle transport protein family; FUNCTIONS IN: molecular_function unknown; INVOLVED IN: vesicle-mediated transport; LOCATED IN: cellular_component unknown; EXPRESSED IN: 22 plant structures; EXPRESSED DURING: 13 growth stages; CONTAINS InterPro DOMAIN/s: Vesicle transport protein, Got1/SFT2-like (InterPro:IPR007305), Vesicle transport protein, SFT2-like (InterPro:IPR011691); BEST Arabidopsis thaliana protein match is: Got1/Sft2-like vescicle transport protein family (TAIR:AT5G56020.1); Has 30201 Blast hits to 17322 proteins in 780 species: Archae - 12; Bacteria - 1396; Metazoa - 17338; Fungi - 3422; Plants - 5037; Viruses - 0; Other Eukaryotes - 2996 (source: NCBI BLink).) → MSQGWFSMGGSSTVDQQQQSGSSLLADWNSYAASRDFEESGGSFGFDIESAVRSANDTVSGTFSVVSKGVRDIPGSLQSATSSMPSGKALMYFGLLLASGVFFIFIAFTMFLPVMVLMPQKFAICFTLGCGFIIGSFFALRGPKNQLAHMSSMERLPSTLGFIATMVGTIYVSMVLHSYILSVLFSVLQVLALVYYCISYFPGGSSGMRFLSSALTSSALRVFGR, encoded by the exons ATGTCACAAGGATGGTTTTCGATGGGCGGGAGTAGCACCGTAGATCAGCAGCAGCAATCGGGTTCGTCTCTGCTTGCGGATTGGAATTCTTACGCAGCCTCTAGAGATTTCGAGGAAAGCGGCGGAAGCTTCGGCTTTGATATCGAATCCGCCGTTAGATCTGCCAATGACACTGTTTCGGGCACCTTCAGTGT GGTTTCAAAAGGAGTTAGAGATATTCCAGGGAGCTTGCAGTCAGCAACAAGTAGTATGCCTTCAGGAAAAGCGCTCATGTATTTCGGTTTACTTCTCGCAAGTGgtgttttcttcatcttcattgcCTTCACAATGTTTCTTCCAGTCATGGTGCTTATGCCACAGAAATTTGCCATTTGTTTCACCCTTGGATGTGGATTCATCATTGGATCCTTCTTCGCACTTCGTGGCCCTAAAAATCAGCTCGCACACATGTCTTCGATGGAG AGGCTTCCTTCAACCCTAGGTTTCATTGCTACCATGGTTGGTACCATATACGTATCAATGGTTCTCCACAGCTACATTCTCTCGGTGCTCTTCTCAGTGTTACAG GTTCTTGCGCTGGTTTACTACTGTATATCCTACTTCCCTGGTGGATCATCAGGCATGAGGTTCCTCAGTTCTGCTCTCACCTCATCTGCGCTAAGAGTTTTCGGGAGATAA
- a CDS encoding Got1/Sft2-like vescicle transport protein family produces MDLEVSKGVRDIPGSLQSATSSMPSGKALMYFGLLLASGVFFIFIAFTMFLPVMVLMPQKFAICFTLGCGFIIGSFFALRGPKNQLAHMSSMERLPSTLGFIATMVGTIYVSMVLHSYILSVLFSVLQVLALVYYCISYFPGGSSGMRFLSSALTSSALRVFGR; encoded by the exons ATGGATTTAGA GGTTTCAAAAGGAGTTAGAGATATTCCAGGGAGCTTGCAGTCAGCAACAAGTAGTATGCCTTCAGGAAAAGCGCTCATGTATTTCGGTTTACTTCTCGCAAGTGgtgttttcttcatcttcattgcCTTCACAATGTTTCTTCCAGTCATGGTGCTTATGCCACAGAAATTTGCCATTTGTTTCACCCTTGGATGTGGATTCATCATTGGATCCTTCTTCGCACTTCGTGGCCCTAAAAATCAGCTCGCACACATGTCTTCGATGGAG AGGCTTCCTTCAACCCTAGGTTTCATTGCTACCATGGTTGGTACCATATACGTATCAATGGTTCTCCACAGCTACATTCTCTCGGTGCTCTTCTCAGTGTTACAG GTTCTTGCGCTGGTTTACTACTGTATATCCTACTTCCCTGGTGGATCATCAGGCATGAGGTTCCTCAGTTCTGCTCTCACCTCATCTGCGCTAAGAGTTTTCGGGAGATAA